One Setaria viridis chromosome 3, Setaria_viridis_v4.0, whole genome shotgun sequence DNA window includes the following coding sequences:
- the LOC117850632 gene encoding E3 ubiquitin-protein ligase SIRP1 — MTEAAITRYWCHECEHAVDIEEAMAEEIKCPFCDGGFIEEMIGAEFEGLASQRSERDSSQWGTSDNPFEQPGGTADSEDDEEEDDDDMGREFEGFIRRHRRASALRRVLDSIQDDLRADRERDNSILINAFNQALALQGSVLDPDEVRDDQGTSSNDDGLLEEYVLGAGLSLLLQHLAESDPNRYGTPPAKKEAVEALPTVKIEEVVSCSVCLDDLELGSQAKQMPCEHKFHSPCILPWLELHSSCPVCRFELPSEETKDLNEPSSVVRTESIHEEVRADGPGSVSESSNRAWALVPWFNGLFSAPEPQTARGAFTDQQPSSATGTNPNAGES; from the coding sequence ATGACAGAAGCTGCAATTACAAGGTATTGGTGCCATGAATGTGAGCATGCCGTTGACATTGAGGAGGCCATGGCCGAGGAGATCAAGTGCCCATTCTGTGATGGTGGATTCATTGAAGAGATGATTGGCGCGGAATTTGAGGGGTTGGCTAGCCAGCGGTCAGAGCGGGATTCATCACAATGGGGAACGTCTGACAACCCCTTTGAGCAACCAGGAGGGACGGCGGACAGcgaggatgatgaagaagaagatgatgatgatatgggcCGTGAGTTTGAGGGTTTCATCAGGAGGCATCGACGGGCATCAGCTCTTCGTCGGGTACTTGACAGCATCCAAGACGACCTCAGGGCTGACAGGGAAAGAGACAATTCCATTCTGATCAATGCCTTCAACCAGGCCCTTGCTCTGCAAGGCTCAGTGCTTGATCCTGATGAGGTCCGGGATGACCAAGGCACATCTAGCAATGATGATGGTTTGCTGGAGGAGTATGTGCTGGGAGCTGGGCTGAGCTTGCTACTTCAACATTTGGCTGAGAGCGACCCAAACCGGTATGGTACCCCTCCTGCGAAGAAAGAGGCAGTTGAGGCTCTGCCCACTGTCAAAATTGAAGAGGTTGTCAGCTGTTCAGTTTGCCTTGATGATCTTGAGCTGGGGTCCCAGGCAAAGCAGATGCCTTGTGAGCATAAGTTTCACTCTCCGTGTATCCTTCCATGGCTTGAACTCCATAGTTCATGCCCTGTGTGCCGGTTTGAGCTACCATCTGAAGAGACGAAAGACTTGAACGAGCCAAGCAGTGTTGTCAGAACAGAAAGCATCCATGAGGAAGTCAGAGCTGATGGCCCTGGGAGTGTCAGTGAGAGCAGTAACAGAGCTTGGGCCCTTGTTCCTTGGTTCAATGGGCTATTCTCAGCACCTGAACCGCAAACTGCCAGAGGTGCATTCACCGATCAACAGCCATCTTCAGCTACTGGAACGAACCCGAATGCTGGGGAAAGTTGA
- the LOC117849643 gene encoding myb-related protein 2: MYHQHQGPSELFTTRTSFPMEQHLFLRGGNAQGDSGLVLSTDAKPRLKWTPELHQRFVDAVNQLGGAEKATPKTVMRLMGIPGLTLYHLKSHLQKYRLSKNLQAQANVSTSKNAIGCTNIADRMPGTSAPTMSSTNAIPQAEKTIQIGEALQMQIEVQRQLNEQLEVQRHLQLRIEAQGKYLQAVLEQAQETLGKQNLGPANLEDAKIKISELVSQVSNECFSNAITDIKESSSVHRLEPKQIQFVESSTNNYLTAAEGFIKEHRLHHHGVLKAHDDSSLFCRKGSHEHETPLALNRSLSERRMAHLQIENGYSKAELGYENDTEMAPEYIGPPKNGGGSTSSSASGSKGDAEKPYLEEPNCTRQAVEYPRESKLLDFGHSCPGKKLDLNTHNVDDTDQAYRHFDLNGFSWS, translated from the exons ATGTATCACCAACATCAAGGCCCGAGTGAGCTCTTCACTACAAGGACATCCTTTCCAATGGAGCAGCATCTGTTTTTGCGTGGGGGAAATGCCCAAGGAGATTCTGGGCTGGTTCTCTCAACTGACGCTAAACCAAGGCTGAAATGGACACCTGAGTTACATCAGCGATTTGTAGATGCAGTCAATCAATTAGGTGGAGCTGAGA AAGCTACACCAAAAACAGTCATGAGGCTCATGGGCATTCCAGGACTCACCTTGTACCATCTGAAAAGTCATCTCCAG AAATACAGACTTAGCAAGAACCTCCAAGCTCAAGCGAATGTCAGTACATCAAAGAATG CCATAGGATGTACAAACATTGCTGATAGGATGCCTGGAACAAGTGCACCAACAATGAGCAGTACAAATGCCATTCCACAAGCAGAGAA GACTATTCAAATTGGTGAAGCACTTCAGATGCAAATCGAGGTTCAGAGGCAGCTAAATGAACAGCTTGAG GTGCAAAGGCATCTACAACTACGAATAGAAGCCCAAGGGAAGTACCTACAGGCAGTTTTAGAGCAGGCACAAGAGACACTTGGAAAACAGAATTTGGGTCCTGCAAACCTTGaagatgcaaaaataaaaatatcagaGCTGGTATCACAAGTATCAAATGAGTGCTTCAGCAATGCAATTACAGATATAAAAGAAAGTTCAAGTGTGCATAGATTAGAGCCCAAACAAATCCAGTTTGTTGAAAGCTCAACAAATAATTATTTGACTGCAGCTGAAGGATTCATCAAGGAGCACAGACTACACCATCATGGAGTACTAAAAGCACATGATGATAGTTCATTATTTTGCAGAAAAGGATCTCATGAACATGAGACCCCGTTGGCCCTTAACAGAAGCTTAAGTGAACGTAGGATGGCTCATTTGCAGATTGAGAACGGGTACAGTAAAGCAGAGTTAGGGTATGAAAATGATACAGAGATGGCACCTGAGTATATTGGACCTCCAAAGAATGGTGGAGGTAGCACCAGCAGTTCGGCGTCAGGAAGCAAAGGAGACGCAGAGAAGCCATATCTCGAAGAACCAAACTGCACGAGACAGGCGGTTGAATATCCCAGAGAAAGCAAGCTACTAGACTTTGGGCACTCATGTCCGGGGAAGAAACTTGACCTGAACACCCACAATGTCGACGACACTGATCAAGCTTACAGACATTTTGATTTGAATGGCTTCAGCTGGAGCTGA
- the LOC117849644 gene encoding uncharacterized protein, translated as MADCRSLIEFLRAFEQHRRRASPSDPSSPRPRRASLSSSSSRPRGRGRLFPALCDHSPLAVVDALALLASLAALAFLAAPYARLLAAEARDAVAAAATRHPAAPCVPLAAGVAAGAAVLAWDAAAHRARRCGRPRCRGLRKAVEYDIQLETEECVRGLPHAGGGVAAAAPARPASEIGDDHRELEAVLRKMAPPNGRTVLIFRAPCGCPKERMEVWGAKKVRRIKK; from the coding sequence ATGGCGGACTGCCGCAGCCTCATCGAGTTCCTCCGCGCCTTCGAGCAGCACCGCCGCAGGGCCTCCCCATCGGACCCTTCctccccgcgcccccgccgcgcgtcgctctcctcctcgtcgtcgcggccgcggggccggggccggctcTTCCCCGCCCTCTGCGACCACTCCCCGCTGGCCGTCGTCGACGCGCTCGCGCTCCTCGCGtcgctcgccgcgctcgccttCCTCGCCGCGCCCTACGCGCGGCTGCTGGCCGCCGAGGCGCGGgacgcggtggccgcggcggcgacgcggcacccggcggcgccctgcgtgccgctcgccgcgggcgtcgCGGCGGGGGCCGCCGTGCTGGCGTGGGACGCCGCGGCGCACCGCGCGCGCAGGTGCGGCAGGCCGCGGTGCCGCGGCCTGCGCAAGGCCGTCGAGTACGACATCCAGCTCGAGACGGAGGAGTGCGTGCGCGGCCTGCCGCACGCCGGGGGAGGtgtggccgcggccgcgcccgcgcgcccggcgtCGGAGATCGGGGACGACCACCGGGAGCTCGAGGCGGTGCTCAGGAAGATGGCGCCGCCCAACGGCCGCACCGTGCTCATCTTCCGCGCGCCGTGCGGCTGCCCAAAGGAGAGGATGGAGGTCTGGGGCGCTAAGAAGGTGCGCCGGATCAAGAAGTAG